DNA from Daucus carota subsp. sativus chromosome 1, DH1 v3.0, whole genome shotgun sequence:
TGATGACTGAATACATGAAGCCTGTCCACGTGTCCCAGAAGACCGTCGTCGTGTCCTCCGCGTGTTCATGTGAGGTAAAACCgtggaaaatataaaaagttgcATCTCCTTTTTCGATAGTTATCTCAATTTATATACCTATTTTTaggattcaaaatttcaaatagaTCATTGTACATTATTCTAGAGTTTGTGCATAGGTCATTTCTATCGACTTTTCGAATTTGCAAAAtgctttataattataaatttttttatgttgcAGTAATATAGAATTAacaattgttttattattttatcattttttttatttagttttagtattatattatttatttatcatatttcaatcaaatataaattttaaaagaggTATAAGGAAGTTGAATGCTAAATTTATATCTCGATGAAAGTTAAAATGTTAGCATTGCATTAAGAAACTTGAGAATAAAGAAATTATTTGTTACAAATGAGTTATCATaacaaatatcaaaagaaaatttcatgttgaaatattattaaacaaaaaatgGTTTaagttatattaataataatatatctaacGAAATTGGTTAAAGGATAGATTTTATGTGACATAACATAatagttatataaaaaattattaatttgttacATGTGGTCTTTCAATAAAattgattataatatatttagagaaAACCGTGTTTTGTGTATTCCAGTTTGggatgttagagcatctccaatcatcTAAAACCCTTGGTTAAGAGGTGAGGTGtgatacttaaaataaaaaaaaatttagccaacagctccaaaaactcaactccaaccatgctcacctgttgtctgtatatttagccaacctcctgtggatgactaaatttgtcgaacctctacaggtctgtaggAAAatatgtaggaagattgtacatcatttattaccatattgaactgatatattctattttaacaatttaaaatattaataacgtactatttttaaattatacccaaccaatatagccagtaccattgaagcaaaatgtcttacaggttcagcaaattttaaataatgtcttacaggtccaatttagccaacgattatagccaacgccgttggagatgctcttaagcaCTTTCAATATCATTCTTTCATAATAATACATGTAACATCAGGTCAGGTTTTTGAAGGTTTTTTTTTGTGCATATGTCAATTCCGTCGTTAGACGTGAGGGTAAAGTTATCCATTCAATTTTCAACAGTATCTTAACCATACTCCTTCTGTTCCATGAGTTGTttacatcaaacttttattcagaattttttttaaaaaaataatatcatgagactatattttaaataggtCTTAAAAAGTGTTGCAAAAAGTAATGTTAACAATCCAacgggacggagagagtataaacCCTATCCCATAATCGAATCCCAGTCCTTTTGACCATCGGCTCACCTCCAGTGACCAACACTGCCTTGCGCCCTTTTGTTTATAATGATGGTACTGACTACTACTGATAATGTAAAGTAGCTGATTGTTTTTCTATTTgtgataaataaaaacaaatataatatttattataataagcTCTCTTTTTTGTACTTTACTCTCACGGTGTTAGACAGAGTTGACAGATGTACACAAAAATCTAAAAGCGTCAAAAACCTGATATTGCATATGTTAGTTTTGAAAGAATAATATTGAAAGTGCTTGACCCCCAGACTGTAGGTACACAAAATATAGTtttctcatatatttattatactttaaaaataatatataattattatatatttgataatgttctgaaaattattatcttaaaaTTTGTTATACAAAGATAAATTGAGTCCTCGCAAAATGGATATGAATTGAAGCAGGTAGTCTGTAATACTTACACTACTTACAGTTACATTTACAAATACTTGTgcattatcaattttttaattaatattgatCCAACTCATTGtcagttaaaattttattattcaagtaatatttacttatttaaattataacttatcGTCTTCTTAATAAGCATAATGATTAATTTTGAGAGATTGTTGAAATTTTACTTACTTCCATTCAAAAATACAATTTCATTTAATGTGTGTTACTCAtttattaaagattataattatatattttgtgattTAAAAGAATGGAGAGCTCTAGTATAAttttttactagtatttttgtatcAATTTCATAATGAATAATTTTCGGcgttgagaattttttttaccCTCTTATGTATATTTGCTGGCCAATTTGACTATAGACGAGTCGTCATAAATAAATACTTACGGGGTGTATTGCATTGtgattttaaacattttttgcattcatgaattCGAGGATATACAATTGGggttatttaaaatccattaaaaccTAAAGGTagtcaattgagattttaaattgtattttaaatcttttgaaatcccataaaaaaaatccatgagattttgaagtattgtgcaTACATTTTATGAAGattccgcacaaaatcaaaatcatatacaatttattaaaatctcaatcgaatacacccctcttaaatTGAATCAATgttgtgaaaagcgcaaatcgATTCTAAGCGGCGGAGAACCTTCTAGCGCTTAAACGGTAAAACGGACGTTTAAATGAAATTATAAGCGGGTCCATAAGCgaattaacaaaatatatttaaatatttaattataatattaatatatctaaaaataatattatgtcagaatttaaatttgtaatatttcgataaaatatatattttaaaatttttaatataattatagttgtattaaaaaagaaattaatattttaaaattaaaaaattaacaagTCAACATCATTTCGGCCGCTTAATTACCGCTTAATCAGCTTAACGACCGCTTGATCCGCTTAATGATTcgtttaattatcaaaaatgtTTAATAACCCGCTTAATATAAAATCGAAGTGTTCCAAGACCCATTCCGCTTTAGCCTTTAGCGGCCTCTTGATGCGCTCTTAACAACACTGGACTGAATTGAGGGAAGTAATGTTAAATAACGTTTTGGGCATTCAACTAACCATAAATTTACTATTAGATCAtctaactcaaaaaactttcattcaCATCACAGCTAAAAGTCTACAAATAGAGAAACAGAGTAAATCAAGAAATCGAAGAGCGAAGAAGATGGCTTCAAACATAGTATGGAACTCCAAAGACAAGAAGTTTGAGACACAAGACAAAGAAGCTTACTTAGTTTATGAGCTCAGAAATGGTGGCAAAGTCATTGATATTCTCCACACTTTTGTTCCCCCTTCTAAAAGAGGACTTGGTCTCGCATCTCATCTATGCGTTTCAGCTTTTGATCATGCACAGTCTCATTCTTTGTCTGTTATTCCCTCTTGCTCCTATGTCTCTGTAAGCCCCCCTGCACCCCTCGTCTCTgttttcatatttgtttatttttgtgaattttgattgTTTGATGAGTTGGTTCTGTGCCCAATTCTTGATTTTACGTTATTTGTTGTTAGATATGTGTATTGTGAAAATTGGTTCTTGCTGTTGAATTTACGTTTAGGTTAGTAAAATTGAAATGAATTGAGTCTGGGTTGATTTGTTGAAgggttttatattttattaagctATGTGGGGAAAAGGGCTTTCTTTGTTTTCTACTTTTGATGGAGATATAGGGAAATTACGAGTGAAAAAATGTGGTATGGGATTCTGATTTTTCGATATGATTATTGAGGATAACACTACGTGTTTGCATTGGAGGGGATTTTTGTTCCCTTTGCATCTGATTTGGTAATAGTTGAACAACGTTTTTGTATAACACTTTACAAGCACCAACGGGGTTTTATGGCTATTCTGTTGTAAAGTCTCAATCACATTTCACAATCTAAAGAAACCACGCTGGCTTTTTGGGAAGCCTGTTCCCACCGAGTACAAGCTTTTTCGATCTTAGAGGGACTAGGGCAAACAAGTTTTTTTCCCCCTGTTAGATGGAATTCATATTTTGCGAGTAAAGAGCAGAGTCGTGGTACATTTAAGCAAATATCACCAGCAAAGATGAATAAGTATGCATTACAAGTAGCAAGAgtctttaaataaaaatagcATATTTAAGATGTAGAGGACTACCAGATTTTTAAGACATTGCACAAAGAAAGGGCTGTCTTAGTGATACCATCTACTGCAAGCACCTTAGCTGGTTCGACTGTAAAGTCGAGCTGGAGGCTATGCTACGTTCAATATGATATGAGCTGAGGTTGCCCCATTTGGCCCAAGTGCATCCATTCCGTGTCATCTACAAGCTGTCAAGCCCACTATGGAAAATCAGAAATACTGTAACTGATTTTGTGAAAGTGAACAGGACGGAGGCTCATATTCTGATCAAAGTGTCTATGTGCACGAGAATATTACATTACTTGTTGTACCAAAGGACTTAATAGCTAAAGCTCTCTATATCATATAAGTCACCCAAATCTGCCCTCTTAACTCATGTTACAAGTATAAAACATGCATCGTTATGATTTTTCTCGTGCAGTTGCTACTagttgatttataatattttgttatctaATATCTATTTTTATGATGTCATCTCATTTCATCATGGACTATTGACATTGAACTTGTTTAGTGTACTCATGTTGTGTTATATCTCAcatgcatataaatatatatttacgaTGAATGAACATTGTTTATTAACTTGTCTCTTACTGAGTGCCTAAGTTAAAAGGTTATACACATTGGTGTAGGCAATGTAGTTTCTAAGCAATTAGACTCCTGGATGTCGCATACCTTTTCCATGGGAAAACGTTTACAACATTCGGTGGATGTCGCATACCTTTCCCGTGGTGAAACGTTTACAACGTTCGGGGGCTGTTTGGTTCGGCTCAAGGAAATGGAATGAAATTCAGAAAGATCAAGGAGGGGAAAGGAAAGGAATGATCATCAATTGTTTTACTAGTGTTGTTTTGATCCGGTAACAGAATGAAAAACTATATGATTATCTTGATATCTGATATTTtcgatattataataatttcaaaagagtcaaatatattatgtttatgataatatagtttatttaatttatttataaattaatataatttattatttgaaaatgtcattaactttttaataaattataccattttttaatttgtaaaaactaaatttttatttttatttttaaaaatattttacatatttttttatatatttttaatgatttcAAACAtcgattataaatgaaaaaacaaaaaaaaattatgaaaggGAAAGAAAATACCTAGTgggtggggtggggtggggtggggAATGGATGATAAGAGATATTGGGTAAACCTACAAATAAAAGGGTTAAAGGAAATGACAATTTTAATGAAACAAACACCCAAAAAGGGAATGAGCTTAATTCTTTCAATTTCCCTTTGCTAGTTACCCCTAACCAAACGGCCACTTATGGTTTCGGGAACCTGTATGATAAAAAAGGTGCATGTAGCACTAGCAGCCAATTTTGAAGCAGTTTTATATGAGTCTTGCTTTGTCATTTGCAGTTGCAAGTGGTGATCCTAAACTTTAGCACTAGTCATGTGAAGAAAAACTTAGTATTTAAGAAGTAGCAAAAGGTTAGGAGTTAGGATCACATGGGCTAAGGTTACTTGTTTCTTGAGATATGTATCAACTTGTAGATCCTGAATTTAAGATTCAGCTAACTGTATCACTAAGGAGTTTATAGTTCTGTTTTATCACTATGTGTACTTTTGCTATGATATGATTATTATCACTTTCTGTAACAAGGAAAACAGATATTTCTTGTTCAGATAATTTTAGGTTTTCATGATTTATTATAGATTACAGTAACTGTATGCAACTTTGGCACAAAGGCCATTTATCACTATTAAAGTTTACAGAGCAACTCTTTGTTCGCCCTTTTATAACAAtccaaatcatttttttttacaggATACTTTTCTTCCTCGAAATCCATCTTGGAACCATCTTGTGTACAAGGAGGGGGACACCAAATCAAATATGTGAAACTGTTATCGTGCATTGTTCTTCTGGAATTGTGTTTGGAGTTCCAAGCATTAGAAAACTCTTTTATGAGttcttaataaatttataagtacGCATGTTGTAAGATATATCCTTACACAGATATCTGTATCTGTGGTGAATGGTTGGTGCTGTTAAAAATGTTGGATTTAAATGAAGTTGCTTAGATTGTTTGAGATTTGCAAAATAAGTTGATTAAATATCTACTGGCACTTTTTTCCTGTATAATCTCCAAGTTTTTCAATCCTTCTGATAAACTATGAAAATTCACAGGCAAAGTTTGATACGGATGTATCCGACTGCCAGAAAATGTCAGGTTTCTCATTTCTGGAGATGACTGGATCATCCAAGTACACCTCTTAAGGTCATGAACTCAAAACGCACAGCTCCAGCAAAATCATATTCTCATGGAGAATTATGAATTCCAAGTGAAGATCTCCAGAAAAACAAATAACCTCCTCTCCTTCCTGTCCTGCAGCATGGTATTACAAGTCACCACCACTCACCGCTACTTCATCAAGGGGCTTAGAAGCCCCGGGAGTTCCAAAACCAAATCAAGAGCTGGTTTGGAAAAGCCAAGAAACCAATGTACTGGTGATCAAATATTAGAgatcaatttgataattaagcgGTGGTTACAAAAACGAGCCATCTATTTGAgtcatcaaattttattttttattttttgataaagaggaatcaattcattaattaaaagtcatacggcatctacaaatacaatcgaaattggacagacgccGAAGAATATTACTGTTGAATCCATCCTTCTTGAAGATGCAActaagcgatttgaagatgatttgaatatatacacttgtttccatctgattggttttcacctgaATGTTCTGAACAATTGACCATAGATGCGATCtcataataaccttcaaaccTGAATCAAACTCATGAAAATCATGTCGATCTATATCTTCAGTCATGGAGAACATCAAAATtacaccaaaacaaaacaaaccaaccctcacaagaaggagagattaacaaaacccaaataaattgggaggttattgaatgaaaaataagatttcaaaacaagaaggtagaaaaaagaagaaatcggGGCTTTCcgccggtgaaaaccgatggaagccccttcaAAAATCTCTGATGGAAgctagggttttgagagagAGTATGAGAGGGAAAGAGGGGAACTTATATTGAGTCatcaatttgatatttaactcAGTAAACAGATATAATTGGGAGTAACATTTATGTCATATAAAATCTTTAACTTTTAAGATGGTTGAATCAAttgatcaaaaaaataaaaaagatggtTGAATCAATATAACCTTGAGGCAGGACTTTGTTATAGTTTTTATTTTCCTGGATATTTATCaaatcctttttttttaaatgaattatatcacattttcttttgtaaatgaattaTGTCACGGAGTATCTCAAACTGGGTTATATTTGGAGCAAAACTCCTATTTTTATCgagaataattaaatattttaaggacATATTATATTCTTTCTAATCAATATTtccaaaaatcaaaaccaaaacTTTTTTGGGGtcttttcataaatatataggaaaaagtaaatttttgcaaatttacttttctcaagaatagctatttgcagttttactacactaagtttctaaattgcaaaaatactatcccTCCcttatgcaactgaatgcaaccttatatgcaactgcaactcctgatttcaagttccagttctcgaatgtcattttcgacctcatccttggaatccatatatatatatatatatatatacatatatatatatatgaggttgcatatggttgaatgcaatctcatatgcaactgaaaactactccctccgtccccttttacttgtcccttttgaaaaaataacgcatcttaagaaaatgttagttggatatcgtgttttcatacatatccctaataaatgtaatgaattagatagaattgtgtatatatatatgctagtcaaacattggaagttgttactttttgaaaaaacatacaaaaagttgctttgaaaagaggagtggacaagtaatttgagacaatttttttttccaaagtggacatgtaaaaagggacggagggagtataagttacaattgatgtatgggtgcccctggcggggccattagatcaaaatagaatcaactgaatgcaacctcataagcaactgaatttttttAGGGTAGGGTGATATTGTGGTGGATTTGGGTTGCAGGCCCCGTAGGGGCAATACTCAACTGAATATGCAATCTCAtaagcaactaaatgcaactgaaaactgtaagttacaattgatgtatgggtgcccctggcggggccattagatcaaaatagaatcaactgaatgcaaccaaatgcaactgaatgcaactaaatgcctgatttcaagttccagtttccaaatgtcattttcgaccagattttcagaatatatatatatatatatatatatatatatatatattccaaggatgaggtcgaaaatgacatttgaaaagtggaacttgaaatcaggcattcagttgcatatgaggttgcagggggaggggtagtatttttgcaatttagaaacttagtttggtaaatatgcaattaatttaggaagatggtatttttgcaaataaaatcctaaaaagtagtatatttgataaattcccaattttttttatatgcctATTTTACACATTGACAAAAGTATGATAAAATTATCTCAGAGTTTCTGTacaattttaaatcaatttgagtTCTTTCAGCAAAATTCTAGTTAATTTATATTAGATGgattaattaataatcacagtaagtaaataaaatttattactccctccgtctcaatttataggtccagtttgcaaaaaaaatttgtcccaaaatatttgtccctttcttctttcaatacaaatttatctgcatattaattgtgatttttttgaaactcaacattattctcatttctcaatgcactaaatccctatatttattgtgatttttttgaaactcaacaatattctcactaattaatgatacatgagataagattctatctaaccaacttttttcttaatatgtgtgtttattccaaaatggacctataaattgagacggagggagtaatattcatattatataacaCAGACTAGTGTATATTGAATCCGAATCCGAATAAAGTAATAAATGAACCGATTGAACTTAGATCGCTAAATCGTTTTTTTAATCGTTGTTGATCAACACCAAATTACTCATTTCGAACCTTCCATCCCACCCTTAATcaatttcatcttcttcaattacgtatatacacacaaaaaaaacacacacacacacagagtgAATTAGGGAAAAtttctaattataaaattagggtttcgatTACTCTCGAAATCACAAATTGAATGATGAACAAGAAAAACACATCATACTGCTGCGCGCTATGTGACAACTCTAACGTTCCTTCTATTTGCTCTACATGCGTTAACTACAGGTATTAtcaaatgataataataatgatatcatGTAATTGTTCTGTTTTATTGCGTGATTTTATTGTAATTGTGATTGATTGTTGCAGATTGAATGAGAATTACACTAATTTGAAAGCTCTCAAGGCTCGGCGTGATCAATTGTATTCCAGATTGACTCAATTGCTCGTCGCCAAGGTTATATTCGTGTCTTTTATCTCGTCGTATTTGTGAATGTTATCGCTTCCTTCATATAATCTATTATGAATTGGTAGTTTGAAATTACAAGGCAGCAATATGTGTTTATGTATAGGCTTTTATTTGTAACAAAGCCTTCTTAGGCTGTGGTGGATTTTTTGTTTTGCATTTTAGTGGATTTTATTTAGTGCACGTGTTTATGAATGTTGTGTATGGTTTAGTAAGTGATTCGAAAACTGTGACTCTTGTGTTCAGATTACATGGTAATTTATGTATATCTAGTGAATCGGGTTTTGAGTGACATTCTATAATAGTTTGTTGTAGGGTCAGCAGTTCATCCTGTTTTATTTGTTTCTTATTTGTTGTACTTCAGTTTTAGCTATAAAGATATTTGTCTCTCTTGTATATTTGGTATGCATTACTGATGGCTGAGCACCGTTATGTAATGATAATTATTTACCAGGGGAAGGCAGATGATCAGCACAGCTGGAGAGTCCATCAACATGAAAAGCTTGCAACACTCAGACAGAAGCTCCATCACCGTAAAGAGCAATTACTGCAAGGTTAGTTGGTACCTGGAAGCCACGTGGTTTATATTGGTCAAATTCGTGATGAATAAAATAGCTTGTTGAATGTCAAACCATTTTTTTAGGTAAGTCCAATGTTAAGAAGATGACATATGATATAAAAGTGAAATATGAGGTGCTCGAATCGGCCATGAGTATggtaattttcttttctccatcttcgtaaattttgtttatttttataaatggtAATTACCTGTCGAGTCCTGCAGTACATAATTACCTGTCCTGCTTAGATGGCAAAGTTCTGTACTAGCTTCGTTAATGGTCTTTGCTCTTCGCAGTTGGAAAAAAATCGCAAGGAACAACTGGAGAAGTATTATCCCAATCTTATCTGCACTCAGAGTTTGGGGCTTGTAAGTATAATGACATTAATTTTTCTCAGCATAGTGCATATATCATCTAACCTTATTCCAGAATTTTACTGGATGCAATTGCATGTATTCCCGTTCCAGTAAGGGTGTAAATGAGTGAAGCTGTTTCTCAGCAGTTTGAGCTTGGTCtgtaaaatattcgaatttgaaTCAACAATTATACCTGATCTTGAGCTGTTTAAAATGATGAATAATTTAATGAGCGAGCTTGAGTTTAAAACACTCAGCTTACAAGGCTTGTGATCCTAAAcaagttttcatttttttaatctatatattttatattatgtatatttaaatttaatatgtgtTTACAAATTTGATTAAGTTGAACTCTAATTGAATTTATCAGGTCGAGCTTATCTCAGGCTTATTGAACTTCTTTTGATCAGAGCATATATATGGCTAGACTTAACTTGACACAAGCTT
Protein-coding regions in this window:
- the LOC108210708 gene encoding acetyltransferase At1g77540-like encodes the protein MASNIVWNSKDKKFETQDKEAYLVYELRNGGKVIDILHTFVPPSKRGLGLASHLCVSAFDHAQSHSLSVIPSCSYVSDTFLPRNPSWNHLVYKEGDTKSNM